In a single window of the Tautonia marina genome:
- a CDS encoding lipopolysaccharide assembly protein LapA domain-containing protein, translated as MRYVYLILLIVLVAAFIAFAVVNREAVQVNFPMTQVQFSAPLFLVMLAVYVLGMFTGGSFFGFLRQSISKASEVRHHGHGH; from the coding sequence ATGCGATACGTCTACCTGATCCTGCTGATCGTGCTGGTGGCCGCCTTCATTGCCTTCGCGGTGGTGAACCGAGAGGCGGTGCAGGTGAACTTCCCGATGACCCAGGTTCAGTTTTCGGCCCCCTTGTTCCTGGTGATGCTGGCCGTGTACGTTCTGGGCATGTTTACGGGCGGGTCGTTCTTCGGCTTCCTGCGCCAGTCGATTTCGAAGGCATCGGAAGTACGTCACCACGGCCACGGACATTGA
- a CDS encoding Rid family hydrolase, which yields MRPGILPVCATIALAIGSFATASQPTVRFVQPDPEQGTSAAVVVPAETALVYSTQVVGPESPDQETTPDQVVGEVLDRLDAMLQAGGSGLDRAVRLHVVLANADLLPLLKTHLAERLADHDPPALTVVEGTLPRSGAWIAVDAVATTDAQPSAGQVAWPEVPQGQATGQIAGAPLAVLPSGPRVFIAGQAEPADDLATATRKTLDSLAETLDHLGLGTDQVVQLKAFYLPPESAEVVEREVAAFFQGKETPPLVLVEWESTLPIEIELVATAPKPGSDQVIDYLATPALPASPVYSRVARVNRGDLVFLSGLFGPEGESGAAQVEGIFDQMIAVLGASGSDLNHLAKATYYVSANDSSQALNDLRPNYYDPKRPPAASKAQVPGVGLARRSITVDMIAVVPE from the coding sequence ATGCGTCCCGGCATCCTTCCTGTATGTGCAACGATTGCCCTGGCGATCGGCTCGTTCGCAACCGCCTCGCAACCGACCGTGCGGTTCGTCCAACCCGACCCCGAGCAGGGCACCTCTGCGGCGGTGGTGGTGCCCGCCGAGACCGCATTGGTGTATTCGACGCAGGTGGTCGGACCGGAATCGCCTGACCAGGAAACCACACCCGATCAGGTGGTGGGTGAAGTCCTCGATCGGCTCGACGCGATGCTCCAGGCAGGCGGCTCGGGCCTCGATCGGGCCGTTCGGCTCCATGTCGTTCTGGCGAACGCCGACTTGCTCCCTCTGCTCAAGACGCATCTGGCCGAGCGGCTTGCCGACCACGACCCGCCGGCCTTGACCGTGGTGGAAGGGACTTTACCCCGATCCGGGGCCTGGATCGCCGTCGATGCCGTGGCGACGACCGACGCCCAGCCTTCAGCAGGACAGGTCGCCTGGCCCGAGGTGCCGCAAGGGCAGGCGACCGGGCAGATCGCCGGGGCGCCACTGGCCGTCTTGCCGAGTGGGCCCCGGGTCTTCATCGCCGGCCAGGCTGAGCCGGCCGACGACCTCGCCACCGCCACCCGCAAGACGCTCGACAGCCTGGCCGAGACGCTCGATCACCTCGGGCTCGGCACTGATCAGGTTGTGCAACTGAAGGCGTTCTACCTGCCCCCGGAATCGGCCGAGGTCGTGGAACGGGAGGTCGCGGCCTTCTTCCAGGGGAAGGAGACGCCCCCGTTGGTCCTGGTCGAGTGGGAAAGCACCTTACCGATCGAGATTGAGCTGGTCGCCACCGCTCCCAAACCGGGCAGCGACCAGGTGATCGACTACCTGGCAACCCCTGCGCTGCCCGCCTCGCCAGTCTATAGCCGGGTGGCTCGGGTGAACCGGGGGGACCTGGTGTTTCTCTCCGGCCTCTTCGGTCCCGAGGGAGAATCGGGGGCCGCTCAGGTCGAAGGGATCTTCGACCAGATGATTGCCGTGCTCGGCGCATCGGGCAGCGATCTGAACCACCTGGCCAAGGCCACCTATTACGTCTCCGCCAACGATTCGAGCCAGGCGCTGAACGACCTTCGGCCGAACTATTACGACCCGAAGCGGCCTCCGGCGGCTTCGAAGGCCCAGGTTCCGGGAGTCGGGCTGGCCCGTCGATCCATCACGGTCGATATGATCGCCGTGGTTCCCGAGTAA
- a CDS encoding aminotransferase class IV, with the protein MLQTFDSRNSDLLININGRLLHRNEAGISPFDSAVQGGDAVWEGLRVYDGRIFKLTEHLERLRSSALALAFAEIPNFETITTEIRRTLEANQMRDGVHVRLTLTRGVKYTSGMDPRLNTAGPTLIVLAEHKAPVYDFSGITLVTSTIRRPGPDVLDPKIHHCNLINSILAKIQANAAGADDALMLDPRGFVAETNATHVFLVSEGVVRTGTTNACPEGITRSTVIDLCRSHEIPFEIGDLSLTDIYRADEVFCTGTMGELAPVVQVDGRTIGNGQPGPMTRRLSELYRDLTSREGERVVA; encoded by the coding sequence ATGCTTCAAACCTTTGATTCTCGAAATAGCGACCTGCTTATCAATATCAACGGCCGCCTGCTCCACCGGAACGAGGCGGGAATTAGCCCGTTCGATTCGGCGGTGCAGGGGGGAGACGCCGTCTGGGAGGGGTTGCGGGTCTACGACGGCCGCATTTTCAAGCTGACCGAGCACCTGGAACGCCTTCGCAGCTCGGCCCTGGCCCTGGCGTTTGCGGAGATCCCGAACTTCGAGACCATCACGACCGAGATTCGCCGCACGCTTGAGGCGAATCAGATGCGTGATGGTGTTCATGTTCGGCTCACATTGACCCGAGGAGTCAAGTACACCTCGGGCATGGACCCGAGGCTGAACACCGCGGGGCCGACCCTGATTGTTCTGGCCGAGCACAAGGCGCCGGTCTACGATTTCAGCGGGATCACCCTGGTCACCAGCACGATCCGACGCCCCGGCCCCGACGTACTCGACCCGAAGATCCACCACTGCAACCTCATCAATTCGATTCTTGCCAAGATTCAGGCCAACGCCGCCGGGGCCGACGACGCCTTGATGCTCGACCCTCGCGGCTTCGTGGCCGAAACGAACGCAACCCACGTCTTTCTCGTTTCCGAGGGAGTGGTGCGGACCGGGACCACCAACGCCTGTCCCGAAGGGATTACCCGATCAACCGTCATCGACCTGTGCCGCTCGCACGAGATTCCGTTCGAGATCGGCGACCTCTCGCTGACTGACATCTACCGCGCGGACGAGGTCTTCTGCACGGGCACGATGGGAGAGCTTGCCCCGGTCGTTCAGGTCGATGGCCGGACCATCGGCAACGGTCAGCCTGGCCCGATGACTCGTCGCCTGAGCGAGTTGTATCGTGATCTGACGAGCCGGGAAGGGGAACGTGTCGTCGCGTGA
- a CDS encoding sulfotransferase-like domain-containing protein, with product MPMPTPEAPIRIAMWSGPRNISTAMMRSWGNRADTVVCDEPLYAHYLRDTKLDHPGALEVITHHNPDWRAVVAELIGPVPGGKAISYQKHMAHHLLPSIDRGWLDHLTHAFLIRDPREMLTSLAKVLHEPRLEDTGLPQQVEIFERVQTTTGRTPPVIDAKDVLENPRGVLSALCEALDVPFDEAMLSWPAGPRETDGIWAKYWYENVERSTGFHPYRPKPDTVPESLSEVLDGAEACYVKLHHHVITV from the coding sequence ATGCCCATGCCAACTCCTGAAGCTCCGATCCGCATTGCCATGTGGTCTGGCCCCCGCAACATCTCGACGGCGATGATGCGATCGTGGGGCAACCGGGCCGACACCGTGGTCTGCGACGAGCCGCTGTATGCCCATTACCTTCGCGACACGAAGCTCGACCATCCGGGAGCGCTTGAGGTGATCACTCATCACAACCCGGACTGGCGGGCGGTGGTAGCCGAGTTGATCGGCCCAGTGCCGGGAGGCAAAGCGATCTCGTACCAGAAGCACATGGCGCACCACCTGCTGCCCTCGATCGACCGAGGCTGGCTCGACCACTTAACGCATGCGTTCCTGATTCGAGATCCCCGCGAGATGCTCACCTCGCTGGCGAAGGTCTTGCACGAGCCTCGTCTGGAAGACACGGGGTTACCGCAACAGGTCGAGATCTTCGAACGTGTTCAGACAACGACCGGGCGAACGCCGCCGGTCATTGATGCAAAGGACGTCCTCGAGAACCCTCGTGGCGTTCTTTCGGCCCTCTGCGAGGCGCTCGACGTCCCCTTCGACGAGGCCATGCTGAGCTGGCCTGCTGGCCCCCGAGAGACCGACGGCATCTGGGCCAAATACTGGTACGAGAACGTCGAACGCTCAACCGGATTTCACCCGTATCGGCCCAAGCCCGACACGGTGCCCGAGTCGCTTTCCGAAGTGCTCGACGGTGCGGAGGCGTGCTACGTAAAACTGCACCATCATGTCATCACTGTTTAA
- a CDS encoding 2Fe-2S iron-sulfur cluster-binding protein → MPTVTVEGVGAFEVEAGKKLVLAIEDAGIDILHRCGGQAKCTTCRVEVLEGDAPAMEEAERDRLALESSFPPNTRLSCQVRVTGDLSVRVAARASTTGKEPGPRPAD, encoded by the coding sequence ATGCCGACCGTGACCGTTGAAGGTGTCGGAGCGTTCGAGGTGGAAGCGGGCAAGAAGCTGGTGCTGGCGATCGAGGACGCCGGCATCGACATCCTCCACCGTTGCGGCGGCCAGGCCAAGTGCACGACCTGTCGCGTCGAGGTGCTGGAAGGAGATGCCCCGGCGATGGAGGAGGCCGAACGGGATCGGCTGGCCCTCGAATCGAGCTTCCCGCCGAACACCCGGCTCTCATGCCAGGTGCGCGTGACGGGAGACCTGAGCGTCCGCGTCGCCGCGCGGGCCTCGACCACCGGCAAGGAGCCCGGCCCCCGCCCGGCCGACTGA
- the rpmG gene encoding 50S ribosomal protein L33 has product MAKKSAGREHVWLQCSETGELNYRVSVNTKGGIPEGLQGGLKKYCPKLRRHTLHKIKRK; this is encoded by the coding sequence ATGGCGAAGAAATCGGCCGGTCGTGAGCACGTCTGGCTCCAGTGCTCCGAGACCGGCGAACTGAACTACCGCGTCTCCGTCAACACCAAGGGCGGAATTCCGGAAGGGCTTCAGGGGGGCTTGAAGAAGTATTGCCCGAAGCTCAGGCGTCATACGCTCCACAAGATCAAGCGGAAGTAA
- a CDS encoding prolyl oligopeptidase family serine peptidase: protein MRITERPLFPALCLAGAVLLMTAPDPASAGPPDDAKRTPLDYPEAARGDVVDDYHGTPVADPYRWMEDIDSTETRAWVEAQVALFDSYIADVPARKRIEDRLTQLWDYEKFGIPFEKGGRYFYSYNSGLQNQNVIYSTPSLAADAQVLIDPNTFSADGTIALAGLAPSKDGSKVAYAVSDAGSDWMTWKVRDVASGDDLDDLIRWSKFSGAEWTPDGSGFFYGRFPEPEDGSDLRAANFYQKVYYHQLGTSQDDDALIWEDPENKDLRADATVTDDGAYLILTLGRGTDDKYRILYRPLADTDAEPIHLVGDFDADYTFIDNDGPRLFFRTDKETPLGKVIAINVHHPEPEHWETIIPEAEETLLGANRVGPFLIAQYLKDARSQVKLYDLAGAFVREVEFPELGTASGFSGDRDNTETFYSFSSYTRPSTIYRYDLATGESTLYKEPQVGFNPDDYTTEQVFYTSKDGTRVPMFISHKKGIEIGPETPTLLYGYGGFNIPLTPSFSVSRLVWMEMGGVYAVPNLRGGGEYGEAWHKAGTKLQKQNVFDDFIAAAEYLIDQGRTSTPKLAIQGRSNGGLLVGACMTQRPDLFGACLPGVGVLDMLRFHTFTIGWAWTDDYGSSENADEFEALYAYSPYHRVEQGACYPPTLIVTADHDDRVYPAHSFKFAAAMQEAQGCDNPILIRIETRAGHGAGKPTAKIIEEAADEMAFVVHELGVSLPDAD, encoded by the coding sequence ATGAGGATCACGGAACGCCCCCTGTTCCCTGCCCTTTGCCTCGCCGGAGCCGTGCTGCTGATGACCGCCCCCGACCCCGCCTCCGCCGGCCCGCCCGACGACGCCAAGCGCACCCCTTTGGACTATCCGGAGGCCGCCCGAGGCGACGTGGTTGACGACTACCACGGCACCCCTGTCGCCGACCCTTACCGCTGGATGGAGGACATCGACTCGACCGAGACCCGCGCCTGGGTCGAGGCTCAGGTCGCCCTGTTCGACTCCTACATCGCCGACGTCCCCGCCCGCAAACGCATCGAGGACCGCCTGACCCAGCTCTGGGACTACGAGAAGTTCGGCATCCCCTTTGAAAAGGGGGGCCGCTACTTCTACTCCTATAACAGCGGCCTGCAGAACCAGAACGTCATCTACTCGACCCCCTCCCTAGCCGCCGACGCTCAGGTCCTCATCGACCCGAACACCTTCAGCGCCGACGGCACCATCGCCCTGGCCGGCCTGGCCCCCTCGAAGGACGGATCGAAGGTCGCCTATGCCGTCTCCGACGCCGGCTCCGACTGGATGACCTGGAAGGTCCGCGACGTGGCCTCGGGCGACGACCTCGACGACCTGATCCGCTGGAGCAAGTTCTCCGGCGCCGAGTGGACCCCCGACGGCTCTGGCTTCTTCTACGGCCGCTTCCCCGAGCCCGAAGACGGCAGCGACCTCCGCGCCGCCAACTTCTACCAGAAGGTCTATTACCACCAGCTCGGCACGTCTCAGGATGACGATGCCTTGATCTGGGAAGACCCCGAGAACAAGGACCTGCGGGCCGACGCCACCGTGACCGACGACGGCGCCTACCTGATCCTCACCCTCGGCCGCGGCACCGACGACAAGTACCGCATCCTCTACCGTCCCCTGGCCGACACCGACGCCGAGCCGATCCACCTCGTCGGCGACTTCGACGCCGACTACACCTTCATCGACAACGACGGTCCCCGCCTCTTCTTCCGGACCGACAAGGAGACCCCGCTCGGCAAGGTCATCGCCATCAACGTCCACCACCCCGAGCCGGAGCACTGGGAGACGATCATCCCCGAGGCCGAGGAAACCCTGCTCGGCGCCAACCGGGTCGGCCCGTTCCTGATCGCCCAGTACCTGAAGGATGCCCGCTCTCAGGTGAAGCTCTACGACCTGGCCGGCGCCTTCGTCCGCGAGGTCGAGTTCCCCGAGCTGGGCACCGCCTCCGGCTTCTCCGGCGACCGCGACAACACCGAGACCTTCTACTCCTTCTCCTCCTACACCCGGCCTTCGACCATCTACCGCTACGACCTGGCGACCGGCGAGAGCACCCTCTACAAGGAGCCTCAGGTCGGCTTCAACCCCGACGACTACACCACCGAACAGGTCTTCTACACGAGCAAGGACGGCACCCGCGTCCCCATGTTCATCAGCCACAAGAAGGGGATCGAGATCGGCCCCGAGACGCCGACCTTGCTCTACGGCTACGGCGGGTTCAACATCCCCCTGACCCCCAGCTTCAGCGTCTCTCGCCTGGTCTGGATGGAGATGGGCGGTGTCTACGCCGTGCCGAACCTCCGGGGCGGCGGTGAGTACGGCGAAGCCTGGCACAAGGCCGGCACGAAGCTCCAGAAGCAGAACGTCTTCGACGACTTCATCGCCGCGGCCGAATACCTGATCGATCAGGGCCGGACCTCGACCCCCAAGCTGGCCATCCAGGGGCGTTCCAACGGCGGTCTGCTCGTCGGGGCCTGCATGACCCAGCGGCCCGACCTGTTCGGCGCCTGCCTGCCGGGCGTCGGGGTGCTGGACATGCTCCGCTTCCACACCTTCACGATCGGCTGGGCCTGGACCGACGACTACGGCTCCTCCGAGAACGCCGACGAGTTCGAGGCCCTCTACGCCTACTCCCCCTATCACCGGGTCGAGCAGGGGGCCTGCTACCCACCGACCCTGATCGTCACCGCCGACCACGACGATCGCGTCTACCCGGCCCACAGCTTCAAGTTCGCCGCCGCCATGCAAGAGGCCCAGGGCTGCGACAACCCGATCCTCATCCGGATCGAGACCCGAGCCGGCCACGGCGCCGGTAAGCCGACGGCCAAGATCATCGAGGAGGCCGCCGACGAGATGGCCTTCGTCGTCCACGAGCTAGGCGTTTCCCTGCCCGATGCCGACTGA
- the groES gene encoding co-chaperone GroES — MNIQPLGNRVVVEREEAKETTAGGIVLPDSAKDKPQKGKVVAVGDGTTSKDGTKKPLSVKVGDAVIFTSYAGEEFKLDGDRKVLLMREDDILAVVEG, encoded by the coding sequence ATGAACATCCAGCCGCTGGGCAATCGCGTGGTGGTCGAGCGGGAGGAAGCCAAGGAGACGACCGCCGGCGGCATCGTTCTGCCGGATTCGGCCAAGGACAAGCCCCAAAAGGGCAAGGTGGTCGCGGTCGGAGATGGCACGACCTCCAAGGACGGCACCAAGAAGCCATTGTCGGTCAAGGTCGGCGACGCGGTGATCTTCACCAGCTATGCCGGCGAAGAATTCAAGCTCGACGGCGACCGCAAGGTCCTCCTGATGCGCGAGGATGACATCCTCGCCGTCGTCGAGGGCTGA
- the groL gene encoding chaperonin GroEL (60 kDa chaperone family; promotes refolding of misfolded polypeptides especially under stressful conditions; forms two stacked rings of heptamers to form a barrel-shaped 14mer; ends can be capped by GroES; misfolded proteins enter the barrel where they are refolded when GroES binds): protein MSAKMIAFDQEARTAMQRGVAKLARAVKVTLGPKGRNVIIQKSFGSPTVTKDGVTVAKEIELEDKYEDMGAKMVKEVASKTNDIAGDGTTTATILAEAIYNEGLRGVVAGVNPMLMKRGMDKAVEDVVAALQSMSTKVSTTKETEQVATVASNFDREVGRMIAEATEKVGKDGVITVEEGKSLKTEVEWVEGMQFDRGYLSPYFVTNPQSMEAVLEDAYVLIHEKKISSVKDLVPVLEKVAQTGKPLLIIAEDIEGEALATLVINKLRGTFRCAAVKAPGYGDRRKAMLEDIATLTGGKPIFEALGIDLEKIGLEDLGQAKKVIIDKDNTTIIEGAGTSDAIQGRIEAIRREIKDTKSDYDREKLEERLAKLSGGVAKINVGAATESEMKEKKMRVEDALHATRAALEEGILPGGGVALLRASRSVKAGDLSHDEKTGYEIIIRACAAPIAQIADNAGQDGGVVCSKVLDLKGNEGYDALNDEYTDLVKAGIIDPTKVTRSALQNAASVATLLLTSDALIADLPKDGEGAPGGGMDDDMY from the coding sequence ATGTCCGCGAAGATGATCGCATTTGATCAGGAAGCCCGTACCGCCATGCAGCGCGGTGTGGCCAAGCTCGCCCGAGCCGTCAAGGTCACGCTCGGTCCGAAGGGCCGCAACGTGATTATTCAGAAGTCGTTCGGCTCGCCGACGGTCACCAAGGACGGCGTCACCGTCGCCAAGGAGATCGAGCTGGAAGACAAGTACGAAGACATGGGCGCCAAGATGGTCAAGGAGGTCGCCTCCAAGACCAACGATATTGCCGGTGACGGCACCACCACGGCGACCATTCTGGCCGAAGCCATCTACAACGAAGGGCTCCGCGGCGTCGTCGCCGGCGTCAACCCGATGCTCATGAAGCGCGGGATGGACAAGGCGGTTGAGGACGTGGTCGCTGCCCTGCAGTCGATGAGCACCAAGGTTTCCACCACGAAGGAAACCGAGCAGGTCGCCACCGTCGCCTCGAACTTCGACCGCGAGGTCGGCCGGATGATCGCCGAGGCGACCGAGAAGGTCGGCAAGGACGGCGTGATCACGGTTGAAGAAGGCAAGAGCCTCAAGACCGAGGTCGAGTGGGTCGAGGGGATGCAGTTTGACCGCGGCTACCTCTCGCCGTACTTCGTGACCAACCCGCAGTCGATGGAGGCGGTCCTCGAAGACGCCTACGTCCTGATCCACGAGAAGAAGATCAGCTCGGTCAAGGACCTGGTCCCGGTCCTGGAGAAGGTGGCCCAGACGGGCAAGCCGCTCCTGATCATTGCCGAGGACATCGAAGGGGAGGCGCTGGCCACCCTGGTCATCAACAAGCTGCGCGGCACCTTCCGTTGCGCCGCCGTGAAGGCCCCCGGCTACGGCGATCGTCGCAAGGCGATGCTCGAAGACATCGCCACCCTGACCGGCGGCAAGCCGATCTTCGAGGCGCTCGGGATCGATCTGGAAAAGATCGGCCTGGAAGACCTCGGGCAGGCCAAGAAGGTGATCATCGACAAGGACAACACGACGATCATCGAAGGGGCCGGCACCTCCGACGCGATCCAGGGGCGCATCGAGGCGATCCGCCGCGAGATCAAGGACACCAAGAGCGACTACGACCGCGAGAAGCTCGAAGAGCGTCTGGCGAAGCTCTCAGGTGGCGTGGCGAAGATCAACGTCGGCGCCGCGACCGAGTCGGAGATGAAGGAAAAGAAGATGCGGGTCGAGGACGCCTTGCACGCCACCCGGGCGGCCCTGGAAGAGGGCATCCTCCCCGGCGGCGGCGTGGCCCTGCTGCGGGCCTCGCGCTCGGTCAAGGCCGGCGACCTCTCGCACGACGAGAAGACCGGCTATGAGATCATCATCCGGGCCTGTGCCGCGCCGATCGCTCAGATCGCCGACAACGCGGGCCAGGACGGCGGCGTGGTTTGCTCGAAGGTCCTCGACCTGAAGGGGAACGAAGGCTACGACGCCCTGAACGATGAGTACACCGACCTGGTCAAGGCCGGCATCATCGACCCGACCAAGGTGACCCGCTCGGCCTTGCAGAACGCCGCCAGCGTGGCCACCCTGCTGCTGACCTCCGACGCCCTGATCGCCGACCTGCCGAAGGACGGCGAAGGGGCCCCGGGCGGCGGCATGGACGACGACATGTATTGA
- a CDS encoding trimeric intracellular cation channel family protein, giving the protein MMNLGDGPSQVFTTASIVGSIAFALSGFMMGARKRLDLMGVFILAFLTANGGGVIRDLLVDRPPAIMAGLRPFYLTAGTVTLALVLKLQQRASLERAWIFVLSDAVGLVAFGITGAIVGIEHDLHLFGVVILSFLTATGGGIVRDILVNEVPLVLHGDFYGSVAILLGVAIDSLHRADLMSPVSLLAVFAFGLILRLIAYRRRWSLPRLNPLNQDSPAVPPSH; this is encoded by the coding sequence ATGATGAATCTCGGCGACGGTCCCTCCCAGGTTTTCACCACGGCGTCGATCGTCGGCAGCATTGCGTTCGCCCTCTCCGGGTTCATGATGGGGGCTCGCAAGCGGCTCGACCTGATGGGGGTCTTCATCCTCGCCTTCCTGACCGCCAACGGCGGCGGCGTGATCCGCGACCTGCTCGTTGATCGTCCGCCGGCCATCATGGCGGGCCTGAGGCCCTTCTACCTGACAGCGGGCACGGTGACGCTCGCTCTTGTGTTGAAGCTCCAGCAACGGGCCTCGCTCGAACGGGCCTGGATCTTCGTCCTCAGCGATGCGGTCGGGCTCGTTGCGTTCGGAATTACCGGGGCGATCGTCGGCATCGAGCATGACCTGCATCTCTTCGGCGTCGTCATCCTCTCGTTCCTCACCGCCACCGGCGGCGGCATCGTCCGAGACATCCTCGTCAACGAGGTCCCCCTGGTCCTCCACGGCGACTTCTACGGCAGCGTGGCCATCCTCCTCGGCGTCGCCATCGACTCCCTCCATCGGGCCGACCTGATGAGCCCCGTCTCCCTCCTCGCCGTCTTCGCCTTCGGCCTGATCCTCCGCCTCATCGCCTACCGCCGCCGCTGGTCGTTGCCAAGGCTCAACCCGCTCAACCAGGATTCCCCCGCGGTCCCCCCATCCCATTGA
- a CDS encoding DMT family transporter: MARSPPEPLRRLLPEVIRPVPLESSSRSDRAFGRRCILAAAVLWSLSGVFTKSLTGLESGTIAVYRGLFAGLALLPLVRPAKMRFQAPMIPLVITFGVMTGLFIAAMKATTAANTIFLQYSSALWAVPLSLVFLREWPDRRSLWCIAVAAFGIVLIVVRGGGGGPNDSLGIGMALGSGVAYAGVAVGLRSLRGLDPMWLSSVNNLGGALVLGLFLLTVSGSIPLPTWPQAGALLLFGIVQMAIPYVLFARGLRDVPAPEAGLLALVEPLLNPLWVLLFIGEWPKDATLIGGAFLLAGVALRYIPMKRPRPLPTVATPAPPGPPADSAR; encoded by the coding sequence ATGGCTCGTTCACCCCCCGAACCGTTGCGACGGCTCCTCCCTGAGGTCATTCGCCCCGTGCCCCTGGAATCTTCGAGTCGATCCGACCGCGCCTTCGGCCGTCGTTGCATTTTGGCTGCCGCCGTCCTTTGGAGCCTCTCCGGCGTCTTCACCAAGAGCCTGACCGGGCTCGAAAGCGGCACGATCGCCGTCTACCGCGGCCTGTTTGCCGGACTGGCCCTCTTGCCCCTGGTTCGGCCTGCGAAGATGCGGTTTCAAGCGCCGATGATCCCGCTGGTCATCACCTTTGGCGTCATGACCGGCCTGTTTATCGCCGCCATGAAGGCCACGACCGCCGCCAACACCATCTTTCTTCAGTACAGTTCCGCCCTCTGGGCCGTTCCGCTGAGCCTCGTCTTCCTCCGCGAGTGGCCCGACCGCCGATCCCTCTGGTGCATCGCCGTGGCCGCCTTCGGCATCGTCCTGATCGTCGTCCGGGGCGGGGGAGGGGGGCCGAACGACTCGCTTGGCATCGGCATGGCGCTTGGCAGCGGGGTGGCCTACGCCGGAGTCGCCGTCGGTTTGCGGTCTCTCCGCGGGCTCGACCCCATGTGGCTCAGCTCCGTCAACAACCTCGGCGGCGCATTGGTCCTCGGCCTGTTCCTCCTCACCGTCTCCGGCTCCATCCCCCTGCCGACCTGGCCGCAGGCCGGGGCCCTGTTGCTGTTCGGGATCGTTCAGATGGCCATCCCTTACGTCCTCTTCGCCCGAGGCCTCCGCGACGTCCCTGCCCCCGAGGCTGGCCTGCTCGCCCTGGTCGAGCCCTTGCTCAACCCCCTCTGGGTCCTTCTGTTCATCGGCGAATGGCCCAAGGACGCGACCCTCATCGGCGGCGCATTCCTGCTGGCCGGTGTCGCCCTGCGATACATCCCGATGAAACGCCCCCGCCCGCTCCCAACGGTCGCAACTCCCGCCCCCCCCGGCCCCCCGGCCGATTCTGCTCGGTGA
- a CDS encoding RING finger protein, giving the protein MDVLVVGIIVLALYAVVRVFGAIWAGFSGARYRAYRALARQYRGRYEHRGLVDPPTVSFGYHGSSVRVGLAPVVAGQPSMPRTRVVTRFGEGIPFRFELFPVTRPSPKQVPRGTRLVRLGDPVFDRHYVVRANDPEIARELLHQNSARSAIENLRKLGPPGGILVSVTPERLLVQVDRNLGQSVSGLDLAVRESLVLHDLLRSNIQERMAEGIAIVDVGASSPVEAGPPICKVCNEPIGPDEAKVICASCKTPHHRDCWTFVGACSIYGCQGKQCVSA; this is encoded by the coding sequence ATGGACGTCCTGGTCGTCGGGATCATCGTCCTGGCCCTGTATGCGGTCGTCCGGGTTTTCGGGGCGATCTGGGCGGGCTTCTCGGGGGCGAGATACCGGGCGTATCGTGCCCTGGCTCGGCAGTACCGGGGGCGTTACGAGCATCGAGGGCTGGTCGACCCGCCGACGGTGAGCTTCGGCTACCACGGATCGAGCGTTCGGGTGGGCCTGGCGCCGGTGGTGGCGGGGCAGCCGTCGATGCCGAGAACGCGCGTGGTCACGCGGTTCGGCGAGGGGATTCCGTTCCGGTTTGAGCTGTTCCCGGTGACGCGTCCGTCTCCGAAGCAGGTTCCACGAGGAACGAGGCTGGTGAGGCTCGGGGATCCGGTCTTCGATCGCCATTACGTCGTGCGGGCGAACGATCCGGAGATCGCCCGAGAACTGCTACACCAGAACTCGGCCCGGTCGGCGATCGAGAACCTTCGGAAGCTGGGGCCACCGGGGGGGATTTTGGTGTCGGTCACCCCGGAGCGGCTGCTGGTGCAGGTAGATCGGAACCTGGGGCAGAGCGTCTCGGGGCTGGATCTGGCGGTGCGGGAAAGTCTGGTGTTGCACGATCTTCTGCGATCGAACATCCAGGAGCGGATGGCCGAAGGGATTGCGATCGTCGATGTCGGCGCGTCGAGCCCGGTCGAGGCGGGGCCGCCGATCTGCAAGGTCTGCAACGAGCCGATCGGGCCGGACGAGGCGAAGGTGATCTGCGCCTCGTGCAAGACGCCGCACCACCGCGATTGCTGGACCTTCGTCGGGGCCTGCTCGATCTACGGTTGCCAGGGAAAGCAATGCGTGTCGGCGTGA